One window from the genome of Thermus sediminis encodes:
- a CDS encoding pyridoxal phosphate-dependent aminotransferase: MLDDVLRPIHGGPDGGPEPLYDFSTNANALGPNPVILDRLRQVDPSRYPDPLYRETHRLLAQAHGVAENQVAVGTGTSELIHRLARWTYLRGPILLLPPTFSEYARAARALDLPLWEARSPREFLELLPRSSLAFLCVPNNPTGEVYPFLEEAARRAGGALVLDLAYHDLLEEPVPLPPKAFQLYSPNKAHGLTGVRSGYLVAPLDLTHFRNLAPSWPVSAYGEALLRGHLDPLARAWLEASRKDLQRLRRLLAKGLRGLGLEVRESPANFLLVRVGKATQVARALRERGIRVRDATSFGLPEWLRLSAQREEATQALLEALEEVLAGVGVD; this comes from the coding sequence ATGCTGGACGACGTGCTCAGGCCCATCCACGGAGGCCCCGACGGAGGGCCCGAACCCCTTTACGACTTCTCCACCAACGCCAACGCCCTGGGCCCGAATCCAGTTATTCTGGACCGTTTACGGCAGGTGGACCCCAGCCGCTACCCCGACCCCCTCTACCGGGAAACCCACCGTCTCCTGGCCCAGGCCCACGGGGTGGCCGAGAACCAGGTGGCCGTGGGCACGGGCACCAGCGAGCTCATCCACCGCCTGGCCCGCTGGACCTACCTCCGGGGCCCCATCCTCCTCCTCCCCCCCACCTTCAGCGAGTACGCCCGGGCAGCCCGGGCCCTGGACCTCCCCCTCTGGGAGGCGCGAAGCCCCAGGGAGTTCCTGGAGTTGCTCCCCCGAAGCTCCCTGGCCTTTCTCTGCGTCCCCAACAACCCCACGGGAGAGGTCTACCCCTTCCTGGAGGAGGCAGCCCGGAGGGCTGGAGGGGCCCTGGTCCTGGACCTGGCCTACCACGACCTCCTGGAGGAGCCCGTCCCCCTCCCCCCAAAGGCCTTCCAGCTCTACAGCCCCAACAAGGCCCACGGCCTCACCGGGGTGCGGTCGGGGTATCTGGTGGCCCCTTTGGACCTCACCCACTTCAGGAACCTGGCCCCTAGCTGGCCGGTCTCCGCCTACGGGGAGGCCCTCCTTCGGGGGCACCTAGACCCCTTGGCCCGGGCCTGGCTCGAGGCGAGCCGCAAAGACCTCCAACGCCTGAGGCGGCTTCTGGCCAAGGGGCTTAGGGGGCTTGGGCTGGAGGTGCGGGAAAGCCCCGCCAACTTCCTCCTGGTGCGGGTGGGCAAGGCCACCCAGGTGGCCCGGGCCCTGAGGGAGCGGGGCATCCGGGTGCGGGACGCCACCAGCTTCGGCCTTCCGGAGTGGCTCAGGCTCTCCGCCCAGCGGGAGGAGGCCACACAGGCCCTCCTGGAGGCCCTAGAGGAGGTTCTCGCCGGGGTCGGGGTAGACTGA
- a CDS encoding cell division protein FtsX — MYALREALRQILRHPTASLATFFTALVSFALLYFLGLLLWNLERVVQGLERELEVASFLRPNADVEALLAEIQAWPEVSAVRLQTKEEALAQLVLDYSYLAEAKDLVENPLPDTLRLRLNTPEAVRDVAQRLRALPGVEGVEYGGELTERLVQVLSGSRLAMALLVGLLLLNTFFSVMGAIRLSLESRKEALGIMLLVGATRRFVQAPFVLEGVLLTLTAGVLAVLAGGGLYLGLARALQGLLPFLPVLGQEDLLRTALLVFLLATLLGAGGAYMASRAHLKEV, encoded by the coding sequence GTGTACGCCCTCCGCGAGGCCCTGAGGCAGATCCTCCGCCACCCCACGGCCAGCCTCGCCACCTTTTTCACCGCCTTGGTCTCCTTCGCCCTCCTCTACTTCCTGGGCCTGCTCCTCTGGAACCTGGAAAGGGTGGTGCAGGGGTTGGAAAGGGAGCTGGAGGTGGCGTCCTTCCTGCGACCGAACGCCGATGTGGAGGCCCTCCTCGCGGAGATCCAGGCCTGGCCCGAGGTGAGTGCGGTCCGCCTGCAGACCAAGGAGGAGGCCCTGGCCCAGCTGGTCCTGGACTACTCCTACCTGGCCGAGGCCAAGGATCTGGTGGAAAACCCCCTCCCCGACACCCTGCGCCTGCGGCTCAACACCCCCGAGGCGGTGCGGGACGTGGCCCAGCGCCTCAGGGCCCTTCCCGGGGTGGAGGGAGTAGAGTATGGGGGAGAGCTCACCGAGCGCCTGGTGCAGGTGCTCTCGGGGAGCCGCCTGGCCATGGCCCTCCTGGTGGGGCTACTCCTCCTCAACACCTTCTTCAGCGTGATGGGGGCGATCCGCCTCTCCTTGGAAAGCCGCAAGGAGGCCCTGGGCATCATGCTCCTGGTGGGGGCCACCCGGCGCTTCGTCCAGGCCCCCTTTGTCCTGGAAGGGGTCCTCCTCACCCTAACCGCCGGCGTGCTGGCGGTGCTGGCGGGGGGAGGGCTCTACCTGGGCCTGGCCCGGGCCCTCCAAGGCCTCCTCCCCTTCCTGCCCGTGCTGGGCCAGGAGGACCTCCTGCGGACCGCCCTCCTGGTCTTCTTGCTAGCCACCCTTTTGGGGGCGGGCGGGGCCTACATGGCCAGCCGGGCCCACCTAAAGGAGGTCTAG
- a CDS encoding P1 family peptidase, whose product MAEALSSGRVPFSGLRVGHFTDREALTGCTVLLLEEGAIAAVDVRGAAPGTRETDLLAPENTVERVQALLLTGGSAFGLGAAEGVVRYLRERGQGFPTPAGPVPIVPAAVLYDLGRGRVFRPPDGEAGYRAALAAGEAVAEGSVGAGTGALSGGVKGGVGVAGFRLEEGYGIWALVAVNSLGRPFDPLTGRLYAEALLGEEQALLPDLSRYRGFPEDYRYPFLPGQNTTLGLVVTDAPLSKAQARRLAMMAQDGIARAIRPAHTPLDGDLVFALALGGGQGVGLPLLLRLGAYGADALARAIARAVLLAEGLGLPTYRALAAGEGA is encoded by the coding sequence ATGGCGGAAGCTTTATCCTCGGGAAGGGTACCCTTCTCCGGCCTAAGGGTAGGGCACTTCACCGACCGCGAGGCCCTCACGGGGTGCACGGTGCTCCTCCTGGAGGAAGGAGCCATCGCGGCGGTGGACGTGCGGGGGGCGGCCCCGGGGACCCGGGAGACGGACCTCCTGGCCCCGGAAAACACGGTGGAGAGGGTCCAGGCCCTCCTCCTCACCGGGGGAAGCGCCTTCGGGCTGGGAGCGGCCGAGGGGGTGGTGCGCTACCTCCGGGAGAGGGGCCAAGGGTTTCCCACCCCCGCGGGGCCGGTGCCCATCGTCCCCGCCGCCGTGCTCTACGACCTGGGGCGGGGGAGGGTTTTCCGCCCACCCGATGGCGAGGCGGGGTACCGGGCCGCCCTGGCCGCGGGGGAGGCGGTGGCCGAGGGGAGCGTGGGGGCGGGGACCGGGGCCCTTTCGGGCGGGGTGAAGGGGGGAGTGGGGGTGGCGGGCTTTCGTCTGGAGGAGGGGTATGGGATCTGGGCCCTGGTGGCGGTGAACAGCCTGGGCCGCCCCTTTGACCCCCTGACGGGGAGGCTCTACGCCGAGGCCCTCCTCGGGGAGGAGCAGGCCCTCCTCCCGGACCTCTCCCGCTACCGGGGCTTCCCTGAGGACTACCGCTACCCCTTCCTCCCCGGGCAGAACACCACCTTAGGCCTCGTGGTCACGGACGCCCCCCTCAGCAAGGCCCAGGCCAGGCGCCTGGCCATGATGGCCCAGGACGGGATCGCTCGGGCCATAAGGCCCGCCCACACCCCCCTGGACGGGGACCTGGTCTTCGCCTTGGCCCTAGGGGGCGGGCAAGGGGTGGGGCTTCCCCTCCTCCTCCGCCTCGGGGCCTACGGGGCCGACGCCCTGGCCCGGGCCATCGCCCGGGCGGTCCTCCTGGCGGAGGGGCTGGGCCTTCCCACCTACCGGGCGCTAGCGGCCGGGGAAGGGGCTTAG
- a CDS encoding nucleotidyltransferase domain-containing protein: protein MEAGLKAYPEEAAARLRGALDLEALYPFGSHARGTADPRSDLDLPVVARTPLPPLARIGLVLELLRDAPLPVEAIVLTPEELLERRGLPEEEAPYLKSLLPQALDKLHIPTRYPDALPGLTPQEAYTEEGARKALEDAQAILEAVEVRLGQG, encoded by the coding sequence GTGGAGGCCGGCCTGAAGGCCTACCCGGAGGAAGCCGCAGCGCGGCTTAGGGGTGCTCTGGACCTCGAGGCCCTCTACCCCTTCGGCTCCCACGCCCGGGGCACGGCAGACCCCCGCTCGGACCTGGACCTCCCGGTGGTGGCCAGGACCCCCCTCCCCCCGTTGGCGCGGATCGGCTTGGTTCTGGAACTCCTCAGGGATGCACCCCTCCCCGTGGAGGCCATCGTCCTGACCCCGGAGGAGCTTTTGGAGAGACGGGGCCTCCCTGAGGAAGAGGCCCCCTACCTGAAGAGCCTCCTGCCCCAGGCCCTGGACAAGCTCCACATCCCCACCCGCTACCCCGATGCCCTCCCGGGGCTCACGCCCCAGGAGGCCTATACGGAGGAAGGGGCAAGGAAGGCCCTAGAGGATGCCCAGGCCATCCTGGAGGCCGTGGAGGTGCGCCTTGGGCAGGGCTAG
- the ppdK gene encoding pyruvate, phosphate dikinase — protein MNLWVYLLEEAEGLSKDLLGGKGFGLVAMRKAGLPVPPAFVITTEACRQYLRAGEVEGLGEEVRAKMAALEGLTGKRFGLGEGGSPPLLVSVRSGAPVSMPGMMDTILNLGLTLEGVEALARATGNPRFAWDSFRRLLAMYGEVVLGERPEAFAERLSALKEERGARTDADLTAEDLEGLSHAYLAHLGARGTPFPLDPWAQLQGAILAVFRSWQNPRARTYRRIYGIPEDLGTAVVVQAMVFGNLGEDSGTGVGFTRNPATGEKGLYGEYLRNAQGEDVVAGVRTPEPLERLRDYAPELYGELLRVAERLEGHFRDMQDFEFTVERGRLFLLQTRSGKRTAQAAVRIAVEMAEEGLITKEEAILRVEANALPGLLRPAVDRQRAPRPILKGLPASPGAAFGHAAFSNEGVERFRAQGLPVILVRPETTPEDITGMYLAQGILTARGGLTSHAAVVARGLAVPAVVGAEALKVLPEEGRAVAEGMAIREGDLLTLDGGTGEVYLGPVPLVEAAGEALLAKLLSWAEPHRKLGVRANADTPEDARRARELGAEGIGLCRTEHMFFGEERLPWVRRLILAATEEEEAEALEALFRFQKEDFKGILRAMDGLPVTVRLLDPPLHEFLPPLEELRGRAQDGDGEARRLLERAEALREVNPMLGFRGVRLLLLRPGILRMQLRALLEAAQELRAEGLDPRPEVMVPLVADPKEVERAKALAEELFLEYGPIPFGTMIETPRAALLAAEIAPIVDFFSFGTNDLTQMAFGLSRDDAGKFLPRYVEEGLFPFDPTERLDERGVGRLLRLAAEEGRRANPRLKLGLCGEHGGEAGSVRFVADLLDYTSASPFRVLTARLAAAQAGLARDQAPV, from the coding sequence ATGAACCTTTGGGTCTACCTGTTGGAGGAGGCGGAGGGCCTATCCAAGGACCTCCTAGGAGGGAAGGGGTTTGGCCTAGTGGCCATGCGAAAGGCGGGGCTTCCCGTGCCCCCGGCCTTCGTCATCACCACCGAGGCCTGCCGCCAGTACCTGCGTGCGGGGGAGGTGGAGGGGCTAGGGGAGGAGGTACGGGCCAAGATGGCGGCCCTGGAGGGCCTAACGGGCAAGCGCTTTGGCCTAGGGGAGGGGGGTAGCCCTCCCCTTCTCGTTTCCGTGCGGAGCGGGGCCCCGGTCTCCATGCCGGGGATGATGGACACCATCCTCAACCTGGGCCTCACCCTGGAGGGGGTGGAGGCCCTGGCCCGGGCCACGGGCAACCCCCGCTTCGCCTGGGATAGCTTCCGGAGGCTCCTCGCCATGTACGGGGAGGTGGTCTTAGGGGAGAGGCCTGAGGCCTTTGCGGAGAGGCTTTCCGCCCTCAAGGAGGAGCGAGGGGCCAGGACGGACGCCGACCTCACGGCCGAGGACCTGGAGGGGCTTTCCCACGCCTACCTGGCCCACCTGGGGGCCCGGGGTACCCCCTTCCCCCTGGACCCTTGGGCCCAGCTCCAGGGGGCCATCCTGGCGGTCTTCCGGAGCTGGCAGAACCCCCGGGCCAGGACCTACCGCCGCATCTACGGCATCCCCGAGGACCTGGGCACGGCGGTGGTGGTCCAGGCCATGGTCTTCGGCAACCTGGGGGAGGACTCGGGGACCGGGGTGGGCTTCACCCGCAACCCCGCCACCGGGGAGAAGGGGCTCTACGGGGAGTACCTGAGGAACGCCCAGGGAGAGGACGTGGTGGCGGGGGTAAGGACCCCGGAGCCCTTAGAGCGCCTCCGGGACTACGCCCCGGAGCTTTACGGGGAGCTCCTTAGGGTGGCGGAGCGCCTCGAGGGCCACTTCCGGGACATGCAGGACTTTGAGTTCACCGTGGAGCGGGGGAGGCTCTTCCTCCTCCAGACCCGCTCGGGCAAGCGCACGGCCCAGGCGGCGGTGCGCATCGCCGTGGAGATGGCCGAGGAGGGCCTCATCACCAAGGAGGAGGCCATCCTCCGGGTGGAGGCCAACGCCCTCCCTGGCCTCCTCCGGCCCGCGGTGGACCGCCAAAGGGCCCCCAGGCCCATCCTCAAGGGCCTTCCCGCAAGCCCTGGGGCCGCTTTCGGCCACGCCGCCTTCAGCAACGAGGGGGTGGAGCGCTTCCGGGCCCAGGGGCTCCCCGTCATCCTCGTCCGCCCCGAGACCACCCCCGAGGACATCACCGGGATGTACCTGGCCCAGGGGATCCTCACCGCCCGGGGGGGCCTCACCTCCCACGCCGCCGTGGTGGCCCGGGGCCTGGCGGTGCCCGCGGTGGTGGGCGCCGAGGCCCTAAAGGTCCTCCCCGAGGAGGGGCGGGCGGTGGCGGAGGGGATGGCGATAAGGGAGGGGGACCTCCTCACCCTGGATGGGGGGACGGGGGAGGTCTACCTGGGTCCCGTTCCCCTGGTGGAGGCCGCTGGGGAGGCCCTTCTCGCCAAGCTCCTCTCCTGGGCCGAGCCCCACCGGAAGCTGGGCGTAAGGGCCAACGCCGACACCCCCGAGGACGCCAGGCGGGCCCGGGAGCTGGGGGCCGAGGGGATCGGGCTTTGCCGCACGGAGCACATGTTCTTTGGGGAGGAAAGGCTTCCCTGGGTGCGCCGCCTCATCCTGGCGGCCACAGAAGAGGAGGAAGCGGAGGCCCTCGAGGCCCTCTTCCGCTTCCAGAAGGAGGACTTCAAGGGGATCCTCAGGGCCATGGACGGCCTCCCCGTCACCGTGCGCCTCCTGGACCCGCCCCTCCACGAGTTCCTGCCCCCCTTGGAGGAGCTCCGGGGAAGGGCCCAGGATGGGGACGGGGAGGCCCGGCGCCTTCTAGAGCGGGCGGAAGCCCTGAGGGAGGTGAACCCCATGCTGGGCTTCCGGGGGGTGAGGCTCCTCCTCCTGAGGCCGGGGATCCTCCGCATGCAGCTCAGGGCCCTCCTCGAAGCGGCCCAGGAGCTTAGGGCGGAGGGCTTGGACCCCAGGCCCGAGGTCATGGTCCCCCTGGTGGCCGACCCCAAAGAGGTGGAAAGGGCCAAGGCCCTGGCGGAGGAGCTCTTCCTTGAGTACGGCCCCATCCCCTTCGGTACCATGATCGAGACCCCTCGGGCCGCCCTCCTGGCGGCGGAGATCGCCCCCATAGTGGACTTCTTCAGCTTCGGCACCAACGACCTCACCCAGATGGCCTTCGGCCTCTCCCGGGACGATGCGGGCAAGTTCCTGCCCCGGTACGTGGAGGAGGGCCTCTTCCCCTTTGACCCCACGGAGCGCCTGGACGAGAGGGGGGTGGGCCGGCTTCTCCGCCTGGCGGCGGAGGAGGGGAGGCGGGCCAACCCCCGCCTCAAGCTGGGCCTCTGCGGGGAGCACGGGGGGGAGGCGGGGAGCGTGCGCTTCGTGGCCGACCTCCTGGACTACACCTCCGCGAGCCCCTTCCGGGTCCTCACCGCCAGGCTCGCTGCCGCCCAGGCGGGGCTGGCCCGGGACCAGGCGCCCGTGTAG
- a CDS encoding S1C family serine protease translates to MRRLWGLLLLVPLLLALNALLTRGPSVLWAEPAQANPEVLQRVYARAHPAVLRIEGPEGGRGTGFFYAPGLVLTAYHVVAEGEPFTLLLANRTRAEARLLGFAEPLDLAVLATGATPPASPLPLETARRPQVGEALLHIGNGRGQFIAPRYGRVVGLEVSPSAFLPQGLVETSLPLAPGDSGGPLLDAEGRVLGVAVAIGQTEAGFRSYFTPLFGRGEVLSALERGERTYWPYLGLRGPRALTPELARDLGLPPGGVVVGEVVPGGAAQKAGLRGLESGGVPDVILEVNGVSVNGFEDLLREVRRYQVGDRVTLTVRRGAEVFQVEALLSPFPGR, encoded by the coding sequence ATGCGCAGACTGTGGGGTTTGCTCCTCCTCGTGCCCCTGCTCCTGGCCCTGAACGCCCTCCTCACCAGGGGCCCTTCCGTCCTCTGGGCCGAGCCCGCCCAGGCGAACCCGGAGGTCCTCCAGAGGGTCTATGCCCGGGCCCACCCCGCCGTGCTCCGCATAGAGGGCCCTGAGGGGGGGCGGGGCACGGGCTTCTTCTACGCCCCGGGCCTGGTCCTCACCGCCTACCACGTGGTGGCGGAGGGGGAACCCTTCACCCTCCTTCTGGCCAACCGCACCCGGGCGGAGGCCCGCCTCCTGGGCTTCGCCGAGCCCTTGGACCTGGCGGTCCTGGCCACGGGGGCCACCCCGCCCGCCTCTCCCCTTCCCCTGGAGACGGCAAGGCGGCCGCAGGTGGGGGAGGCCCTCCTCCACATCGGCAACGGCCGGGGCCAGTTCATCGCTCCCCGCTACGGCCGGGTCGTCGGCCTCGAGGTGAGCCCCTCCGCCTTCCTCCCCCAGGGGCTGGTGGAGACCTCCCTCCCCCTGGCCCCCGGGGACTCCGGGGGGCCGCTCCTGGATGCGGAGGGCAGGGTGCTGGGCGTGGCCGTGGCCATCGGCCAGACGGAGGCGGGCTTCCGTAGCTACTTTACCCCCCTCTTCGGCCGGGGGGAGGTCCTTTCGGCCCTGGAGAGGGGGGAGCGGACCTACTGGCCCTACCTGGGCCTCCGGGGCCCCAGGGCCCTGACCCCCGAGCTCGCCCGGGACCTGGGCCTTCCCCCTGGGGGGGTGGTGGTGGGGGAGGTGGTCCCGGGCGGGGCCGCCCAGAAGGCGGGGCTAAGGGGCCTGGAGTCCGGCGGGGTGCCCGACGTGATCCTCGAGGTGAACGGCGTTTCGGTGAACGGCTTTGAGGACCTCCTTCGGGAGGTACGCCGCTACCAGGTGGGGGACCGGGTCACCCTCACCGTGCGCCGGGGGGCGGAGGTCTTCCAGGTGGAGGCCCTCCTAAGCCCCTTCCCCGGCCGCTAG
- a CDS encoding cobyric acid synthase gives MGRARALIVWGTGSGVGKSLLAAGLLRHFRRLGVRAAPFKAQNMANHARIGLGGEMASAQWLQALAAGAEPEVRMNPVLVKPFGERGAQVVVLGKVDPFLSGLSWKERRAHLEAPIREALEGLLSEYELLVLEGAGSPVERNLWPDLPNLKVAQWAEAQALLVADVDQGGALAALYGTWALLGEHRERLLGFVFNKFRGDLGLLEPAYGLLRDWTGVGVLGTLPMLPLSLPEEDGFRHRLEGGEGPKVAILRYPHAANLDEFWPLGEVARPRYAQDPKEAEGADLLILPGSRLPARDLPWLRAFLPVIRGHLEAGKPLLAVCGGAEMLSETLVDEEGVEEKGVFPGLGLLPYRVRMRPEKTVLRRRVRLEGLSGYWGRLNGLEAEGYEIHHGEGLPLLHQEGSLLTTWLHGLLEDPGVQRALFGREARGLEKALDALADALERHLDLKALHRALGLTGRVHPSPAPKPPDPPPKPGLVLVLGGARSGKSRFAQRLAGPFATLIATAEARDEEMAARIARHRAERPPTWETLEEPLDLVGALERARHPTAVVDCLTLWVANLLERGLDPLAEARRFLQAARESGKRVILVSNEVGLGIVPENPLARRYRDLLGEVNALLAQEAEVYLMVAGRPLRLGLDGPPKA, from the coding sequence TTGGGCAGGGCTAGGGCCCTCATCGTCTGGGGCACGGGAAGCGGCGTGGGGAAAAGCCTCCTCGCGGCGGGTCTCCTCCGCCACTTCAGGAGGCTTGGGGTCCGGGCCGCCCCCTTCAAGGCCCAGAACATGGCCAACCACGCCCGGATTGGCCTTGGGGGGGAGATGGCGAGCGCCCAGTGGCTCCAGGCCCTGGCCGCGGGGGCCGAGCCCGAGGTGCGGATGAACCCCGTTTTGGTCAAGCCCTTTGGGGAGCGGGGGGCCCAGGTGGTGGTCCTGGGAAAGGTGGACCCCTTCCTCTCGGGGCTTTCCTGGAAGGAGCGCAGGGCCCACCTCGAGGCCCCCATCCGGGAGGCGCTGGAGGGGCTCCTTTCGGAGTACGAGCTCCTGGTCCTCGAGGGGGCGGGGAGCCCGGTGGAGCGCAACCTTTGGCCCGACCTCCCCAACCTCAAGGTGGCCCAGTGGGCGGAGGCCCAGGCCCTCCTGGTGGCGGACGTGGACCAGGGCGGGGCCCTGGCGGCGCTCTACGGCACCTGGGCCCTCCTCGGGGAGCACCGGGAGAGGCTTTTGGGCTTCGTCTTCAACAAGTTCCGGGGGGACCTGGGGCTCCTTGAGCCCGCCTACGGCCTCCTCCGGGACTGGACCGGGGTGGGGGTCCTGGGCACCCTGCCTATGCTCCCCCTCTCCCTCCCCGAGGAGGACGGGTTCCGCCACCGCCTGGAAGGGGGAGAGGGCCCGAAGGTGGCCATCCTCCGCTACCCCCACGCGGCCAACCTGGACGAGTTCTGGCCCCTGGGGGAGGTGGCCCGGCCCCGCTACGCCCAAGACCCCAAAGAGGCCGAGGGGGCGGACCTCCTCATCCTCCCGGGAAGCCGCCTCCCGGCCCGGGACCTCCCCTGGCTTCGGGCCTTCCTCCCCGTGATCCGCGGGCACCTGGAGGCGGGCAAGCCCCTCCTCGCCGTCTGCGGCGGGGCAGAGATGCTCTCGGAGACCCTCGTGGACGAGGAGGGGGTGGAGGAAAAGGGGGTCTTCCCCGGGCTCGGCCTCCTGCCCTACAGGGTCCGGATGCGCCCGGAGAAGACGGTCCTGAGGCGGCGGGTGCGCCTGGAGGGGCTTTCGGGGTACTGGGGGAGGCTCAACGGCCTCGAGGCGGAGGGGTACGAGATCCACCACGGGGAGGGGCTCCCCCTCCTCCACCAGGAGGGAAGCCTCCTCACCACCTGGCTCCACGGCCTCCTGGAGGACCCGGGGGTGCAACGGGCCCTCTTCGGCAGGGAGGCGAGGGGCCTGGAGAAGGCCCTGGACGCCCTGGCGGACGCTCTGGAGCGGCACCTGGACCTGAAGGCCCTCCACCGGGCCCTGGGCCTCACGGGAAGGGTCCACCCGAGCCCCGCCCCCAAGCCCCCAGACCCCCCGCCAAAGCCCGGCCTGGTCCTCGTCCTGGGGGGGGCGAGGAGCGGCAAGAGCCGCTTCGCCCAACGGCTCGCCGGGCCCTTCGCCACCCTCATCGCCACCGCCGAGGCCAGGGACGAGGAGATGGCGGCGCGCATCGCCCGCCACCGGGCCGAGCGCCCCCCCACCTGGGAGACCCTGGAGGAGCCCCTAGACCTGGTAGGGGCCCTGGAGAGGGCCCGCCACCCCACGGCGGTGGTGGACTGCCTCACCCTCTGGGTGGCGAACCTCCTGGAAAGGGGCCTGGACCCCCTGGCCGAGGCCCGGAGGTTCCTCCAGGCCGCCCGGGAAAGCGGCAAGCGGGTGATCCTGGTCTCCAACGAGGTGGGCCTGGGCATCGTCCCCGAAAACCCCCTGGCCCGACGCTACCGGGACCTCCTGGGGGAGGTGAACGCCCTCCTGGCCCAGGAGGCCGAGGTCTACCTGATGGTGGCGGGAAGGCCCCTGCGCCTAGGCCTAGACGGCCCCCCCAAGGCTTAG
- a CDS encoding class II aldolase/adducin family protein has translation MWEYLVYGEPTPKVRGLLEGVGRALEAQGFRLNPEAEAPNLVLNAIAPEAPKPYRRKAQATFVASVLELPWFPEDPLRELYPYLVRALSNVLLAYVPGEGVAFLTLELGHYREREGEGFHERVAARLRPIACSRLVINNLFLPDLEPELWGGDELTESMYRAGRKLKAWDLLPAPFPIEEILSPEDLRHVKRLYGIGGLSYGNLSVRKDERRFWMSASGVDKANLKEVGRDILMVKDYDPEKNAILLSVPPHVEPRRVSVDAIEHWMIYREHPGVGAILHVHAWMEGVPATPFNYPCGTYELAQAVAEKVREAPDPTRAVVGLKNHGLTITGRSLDEILERIEGRLIRTVPMA, from the coding sequence ATGTGGGAATACCTGGTCTACGGCGAGCCGACACCCAAGGTCCGAGGGCTTCTGGAGGGGGTGGGGAGGGCCCTCGAGGCCCAGGGCTTCCGCTTGAACCCTGAGGCCGAGGCCCCCAACCTGGTCCTGAACGCCATCGCCCCGGAAGCCCCTAAACCCTACAGGCGCAAGGCCCAGGCCACCTTCGTGGCCTCGGTGCTGGAGCTTCCCTGGTTCCCCGAGGACCCCCTTAGGGAGCTCTACCCCTACCTGGTCCGGGCCCTTTCCAACGTCCTCCTGGCCTACGTGCCCGGGGAGGGGGTGGCCTTCCTCACCCTGGAGCTGGGCCACTACCGGGAGAGGGAGGGGGAGGGCTTCCACGAGCGGGTGGCGGCCCGCCTTAGGCCCATCGCCTGTAGCCGCCTGGTCATCAACAACCTTTTCCTGCCCGACCTGGAGCCCGAGCTCTGGGGAGGAGACGAGCTTACGGAGAGCATGTACCGGGCTGGGAGGAAGCTCAAGGCCTGGGACCTCCTCCCCGCGCCCTTCCCCATAGAGGAGATCCTCTCCCCCGAGGACCTCCGCCACGTGAAGCGGCTTTACGGCATCGGGGGGCTCTCCTACGGCAACCTCTCCGTGCGCAAGGACGAGAGGCGCTTTTGGATGTCGGCGAGCGGGGTGGACAAGGCGAACCTCAAGGAGGTGGGCCGGGACATCCTCATGGTGAAGGACTACGACCCCGAGAAAAACGCCATCCTCCTCTCCGTCCCCCCCCACGTGGAGCCCAGGCGGGTCAGCGTGGACGCCATTGAGCACTGGATGATCTACCGGGAGCACCCGGGGGTGGGGGCCATCCTCCACGTCCACGCCTGGATGGAAGGGGTCCCCGCCACCCCCTTCAACTACCCCTGCGGCACCTACGAGCTCGCCCAGGCGGTGGCGGAAAAGGTGCGGGAGGCCCCCGACCCCACCCGGGCCGTGGTGGGCCTCAAGAACCACGGCCTCACCATCACCGGCCGCAGCCTGGACGAGATCCTGGAGCGGATTGAGGGCCGGCTCATCCGCACCGTGCCCATGGCATGA
- a CDS encoding peroxiredoxin, translated as MRGVTVLLFLGFLKAAALAPGDRAPILEAQDSYGRPVDFRGSYVVLWFYPKAKSPGCTAQAKRYSELHEAFARLGARIYGVSHDPAKEQCEFVEKLSLKGGMIPDRDGRLARAYGVRSLFGFYSRDTILINPEGRIERIWRGVNPFQDADTVLAYLQERVR; from the coding sequence ATGCGCGGCGTCACCGTTCTCCTCTTTCTGGGGTTCCTGAAGGCAGCGGCCCTCGCCCCCGGGGACAGGGCTCCCATCCTCGAGGCCCAGGACAGCTACGGCCGCCCCGTGGACTTCAGGGGAAGCTACGTGGTCCTCTGGTTCTACCCCAAGGCCAAGAGCCCCGGGTGCACCGCCCAGGCCAAGCGCTACTCCGAGCTCCATGAGGCCTTCGCCCGCCTGGGAGCCCGGATCTACGGGGTGAGCCACGACCCCGCCAAGGAGCAGTGCGAATTCGTGGAGAAGCTCTCCCTCAAGGGGGGGATGATCCCCGACCGCGATGGCCGCCTGGCCAGGGCCTACGGGGTCCGGAGCCTCTTCGGCTTTTACAGCCGGGACACCATCCTCATCAACCCGGAAGGGCGCATAGAGCGGATCTGGCGAGGTGTCAACCCCTTCCAGGACGCGGACACCGTCCTCGCCTATCTCCAGGAAAGGGTCCGCTAG